The genomic window TGCGCTCCGGCGGCGGCCGCTTCGACATCCTCAACATCGATGTCGCCTGGACCTCGGAGTTCGCCGCCGCGGGGTGGATATCCCCGCTGGATTCGGGCCGTTTCGCGCTGGACAGCTTCCTGCCGCCGGTCGTCGACACGGCGACGTACGAGAACAGGCTGTACGCCGTCCCGTATGTCACGGATGCCGGAATGCTCTACTACCGCAAGGACATTCTCGACCGCGAGGGCGAACGGCCGCCGCGCAGTTGGGCGGAGCTGGAGCGGCAGGCCCGGACGATCGCTCCCGAGTACGGCATCGACGGCTACGCGGGCCAGTTCCTCCCGTACGAGGGCCTCACGGTCAACGCCACCGAGGCGGTGTACTCGGCCGGCGGCACGGTGCTCGGCGACGACGGGCGGGTCACGGTCGACTCGGCGGCGGCCCGCACCGGCATCGGGTTCCTGGCGCGCGGGGTGCGCGACGGCTGGATCCCGCGGGAGGCGCTGACGTACAAGGAGGAGGAGTCCCGGCAGGCGTTCCAGGACGGCCGGCTGCTCTTCCTGCGCAACTGGCCGTACGCGTACGCCGGCGCGTCCGGCGCCTCGGGTGCGGACTCGAAGGTGGCGGGGAAGTTCGGTGTCGTGCCGCTGCCCGGCCCCCGGGGTGCGGGCAAGAGCGTACTGGGCGGATCGAACCTCGCGATCAGCGCGAACGCACGCCATCCGCAGTCGGCGGCCGAACTGATCGCCTATCTCACGAGCGAGCCGGTGCAGCGCAGGGTGCTCACGGAGGGCGCGCTGCCGCCCGTGCGGGCCGGGCTGTACGACGATCCGGAGCTCGTGGCGGACCACCCGTACCTGCCGGCGCTGCGCACGAGCGTGCTGGCGGCCGAGCCGCGGCCCAAGAGCCCGCGATACGACCAGATGAGCCTCGCGGTGCAGGCCGTCGTGCACGACGCGATGGCGCAGCACCAGGAGCCGGGCGCCGCGGTGCGCAGGCTCGCGGCCGAGCTTGCGGAGCTGGCCCGCCGCGGCTGAGCCCGCCCTCTCTGGTTACACGTTAGCTACATCTGCAGGGACCTCACGCGCCTCATCGTCTGGATTATTGCGGACATCCCCTCTCAAGTCGCCGTCCACTTACACCGCGACCGTTGACATCTTCTCGTCATGCCTACTTAACATGCATGCATAACCGCCGGCCCGCATCTCGTCGGCCGCGGACACCCCTCCGTGCAGAAACAGGTCAACGGGTGAGGCATTCAGCTCCGACCCTCTCGCCCCACCGCTGGTGGCGCGACGCGGTCATCTACCAGGTGTACGTCCGCAGCTTTCTCGACAGCACCGGCGACGGGATCGGCGATCTGGCCGGCGTCCGCACCGGGCTTCCGTACCTCAAGAAGCTCGGCGTCGACGGCATCTGGCTGAGCCCCTTCTACCCCTCGCCCCAGCACGACCACGGCTACGACGTCGCCGACTACCGCGAGGTCGACCCGGTCTTCGGCGACCTCGGAGAGTTCGGCCGGCTCGTCGCGGACGCGCACCGGCTCGGCGTCAAGGTGCTCCTCGACATCGTGCCCAACCACTGCTCCAGCGAGCACGCATGGTTCCGTGAGGCGCTCGCCACCGGGCCCGGCAGCGAGGCGCGCGCCCGGTTCCACTTCGCCGAGGGCCGGGGCCCGGGCGGCGACGTGCCCCCGAACAACTGGCACGCGATGTTCGGCGGGCCGGCCTGGACCCGGGTCACCGAGCCGGACGGCACACCCGGCCAGTGGTACCTGCACCTGTTCACGCCCGAGCAGCCGGACCTGAACTGGCGCAACCCCGAGACGGGCGCCCACTTCGAGGACGTCCTGCGGTTCTGGCTGGACCGCGGTGTCGACGGCTTCCGTATCGACGTCGCCGCCGGTCTGTTCAAGCACCCGGAACTCCCCGACTCCCCCGATCCGGAGGCCGACGCCCGCACCCGCGACTCGGTCAACCCGCTTGCCTGGAACCGGCCCGAGGTGCACGAGGTGTGGCGCACCTGGCGTGCGGTCTGCGAGGAGTACACGGCCCGGGACGGCCGGGAGCGGCTGCTGGTCGGCGAGGTCTCCGTACCGACGGCGCGCGAACACGCCCAGTACGTACGCCCGGACGAGCTGCACCAGGCGTTCTTCTTCGACCTGCTCGGGGCGCCGTGGGACGCCGACGCGTTCCGCAAGGTGATATCCGAGGCGATGCAGGACATCGCGGGTACGGGCTCGACCGTCACCTGGGTCCTCAACAACCACGACCAGGTCCGCACGGTCACCCGGTACGGGGAGTCCGGCACCGAGGGCAGCGGGCTGGGCGCCGCGCGGGCCCGCGCGGCCGCGCTGCTGATGCTGGCGCTG from Streptomyces formicae includes these protein-coding regions:
- a CDS encoding ABC transporter substrate-binding protein; its protein translation is MRWIRAAGRGLLVAVVVLAGYVSSGVAGPQHGGAARDGGRGPMTLATAGVLTGYLGPLLEGWNRAHPAERVTLVELPDSADETRAQMTSELRSGGGRFDILNIDVAWTSEFAAAGWISPLDSGRFALDSFLPPVVDTATYENRLYAVPYVTDAGMLYYRKDILDREGERPPRSWAELERQARTIAPEYGIDGYAGQFLPYEGLTVNATEAVYSAGGTVLGDDGRVTVDSAAARTGIGFLARGVRDGWIPREALTYKEEESRQAFQDGRLLFLRNWPYAYAGASGASGADSKVAGKFGVVPLPGPRGAGKSVLGGSNLAISANARHPQSAAELIAYLTSEPVQRRVLTEGALPPVRAGLYDDPELVADHPYLPALRTSVLAAEPRPKSPRYDQMSLAVQAVVHDAMAQHQEPGAAVRRLAAELAELARRG
- a CDS encoding glycoside hydrolase family 13 protein — its product is MHNRRPASRRPRTPLRAETGQRVRHSAPTLSPHRWWRDAVIYQVYVRSFLDSTGDGIGDLAGVRTGLPYLKKLGVDGIWLSPFYPSPQHDHGYDVADYREVDPVFGDLGEFGRLVADAHRLGVKVLLDIVPNHCSSEHAWFREALATGPGSEARARFHFAEGRGPGGDVPPNNWHAMFGGPAWTRVTEPDGTPGQWYLHLFTPEQPDLNWRNPETGAHFEDVLRFWLDRGVDGFRIDVAAGLFKHPELPDSPDPEADARTRDSVNPLAWNRPEVHEVWRTWRAVCEEYTARDGRERLLVGEVSVPTAREHAQYVRPDELHQAFFFDLLGAPWDADAFRKVISEAMQDIAGTGSTVTWVLNNHDQVRTVTRYGESGTEGSGLGAARARAAALLMLALPGAAYIYQGEELGLPEVVDLPDEVLTDPIFRRTGSRARIRDGCRVPLPWSGHASPFGFTSGAEGAKPWLPQPGWFAEHATDRALADTRSFWHLYRDGLQLRRGLPQLGEGTLHWLESTPGVLAFVRGDGLVCAVNFASRPVPAPVSGAPLLSSGPCPTGVLPGSTAAWWISDGTTP